A portion of the Sulfurospirillum diekertiae genome contains these proteins:
- a CDS encoding CheB methylesterase domain-containing protein has product MKLKIVLIGASTGGPGHLKKILSAISTTYTGAIVIAQHMNATFIPSFISQFQNELSLPVHAVDQRMSLKQSNIYICPQNCHLIRGDFSPSIEPVKEGETPYNPSIDTLFSSSVAQIKDTEILAVLLTGIGHDGANGLSELQKNGATCIAESEKSAIVFGMPKRAVEINPNIVALALDDIIQTIKKFGES; this is encoded by the coding sequence ATGAAACTAAAAATTGTTTTGATCGGAGCCTCCACCGGAGGCCCTGGTCACCTTAAAAAAATTCTCTCTGCCATCTCAACAACCTATACGGGTGCGATTGTGATTGCACAGCATATGAACGCAACCTTTATTCCAAGCTTTATCAGTCAATTTCAAAATGAACTGAGCCTGCCCGTACACGCCGTTGATCAAAGGATGTCCTTAAAGCAATCCAATATCTATATTTGCCCTCAAAATTGTCATCTGATTCGGGGTGATTTTTCACCCAGCATTGAACCCGTCAAAGAGGGAGAAACCCCCTATAACCCAAGTATTGACACGCTTTTCTCCTCGAGTGTTGCACAAATCAAAGATACCGAAATCTTAGCCGTTTTACTGACAGGCATTGGGCATGATGGTGCCAATGGGCTCAGTGAACTTCAAAAAAATGGTGCAACGTGCATCGCTGAGAGTGAAAAAAGTGCTATCGTTTTTGGCATGCCAAAACGTGCGGTGGAGATCAATCCCAATATTGTCGCACTTGCACTTGATGACATTATACAAACCATCAAAAAATTCGGAGAATCCTAA